From Candidatus Sphingomonas colombiensis, one genomic window encodes:
- the glmU gene encoding bifunctional UDP-N-acetylglucosamine diphosphorylase/glucosamine-1-phosphate N-acetyltransferase GlmU — MNDRPIAAPVAAIVLAAGKGTRMKSDLHKVLHPLAGRPMLLHLLDCVAALKPARTVVVVGAGREQVEAAVTPVGAEVAHQAEQLGTGHAVHQAETALDGFAGDVLILYGDVPLVSTETMQRMLDRLHAADRPAMVVLGFRPADAGAYGRIIADGDGRIAKMVEFKDATAEERAVTLCNSGLMAVRSEDLFQLLARVDNNNAAGEFYLPDIVMLAGADGRPSAVIETDEAQVAGVNSRAELAIVERAWQERRRAQAMADGATLIAPETVWFAYDTAIGRDVTVEPNVVFGPGVTVADGATIHAFSHIEGAEIGAGCSVGPYARLRPGAVMHARSRVGNFVEMKKAVLGEGAKANHLTYLGDAEVGAGANIGAGTITCNYDGFFKYRTKIGAGAFIGSNSALVAPVTIGDGAIVGAGAVVTRDVGADALALVRPAQEEKPGWAARFRQQMTARKKAAK, encoded by the coding sequence ATGAACGACAGACCGATCGCCGCCCCCGTTGCCGCCATCGTCCTCGCCGCCGGCAAGGGGACGCGGATGAAGTCCGATCTCCACAAGGTGCTGCACCCGCTCGCCGGGCGGCCGATGCTGCTGCATCTGCTGGATTGCGTCGCCGCGCTGAAGCCGGCGCGCACGGTGGTGGTGGTCGGCGCCGGGCGCGAGCAGGTCGAGGCGGCGGTCACCCCGGTCGGCGCGGAGGTTGCGCATCAGGCCGAGCAGCTCGGCACCGGACATGCGGTGCATCAGGCGGAAACGGCGCTCGACGGTTTCGCCGGTGACGTGCTCATTCTTTACGGCGACGTGCCGCTGGTCAGCACGGAGACGATGCAACGGATGCTCGATCGGCTCCACGCGGCGGATCGGCCCGCGATGGTGGTGCTTGGCTTCCGCCCGGCCGATGCCGGCGCTTATGGCCGGATCATCGCCGATGGCGACGGGCGCATCGCGAAAATGGTCGAGTTCAAGGACGCGACGGCCGAGGAACGTGCGGTAACGCTCTGTAACTCCGGCTTGATGGCGGTGCGTTCGGAAGATCTGTTCCAGCTGCTCGCGCGGGTCGACAACAACAATGCGGCGGGCGAATTCTACCTCCCCGATATCGTCATGCTGGCGGGGGCGGATGGTCGCCCCTCCGCCGTGATCGAAACGGATGAGGCGCAGGTCGCCGGGGTCAACAGCCGCGCGGAACTGGCGATCGTCGAGCGGGCCTGGCAGGAGCGGCGGCGCGCGCAGGCGATGGCCGATGGCGCCACGTTGATCGCGCCGGAAACGGTGTGGTTCGCCTATGACACGGCGATTGGCCGCGACGTGACGGTGGAGCCCAACGTCGTATTCGGCCCCGGTGTGACGGTGGCGGACGGCGCGACGATCCACGCGTTCAGCCATATCGAAGGGGCGGAAATCGGCGCGGGTTGCTCGGTTGGTCCTTATGCACGGCTGCGGCCCGGCGCGGTGATGCACGCCCGCTCACGCGTCGGCAATTTCGTCGAGATGAAGAAAGCGGTGCTGGGCGAAGGCGCCAAGGCGAACCACCTCACCTATCTCGGCGATGCGGAGGTGGGAGCGGGTGCCAATATCGGTGCCGGAACGATTACCTGCAATTACGATGGTTTCTTCAAATATCGTACGAAGATCGGCGCGGGGGCCTTCATCGGCTCCAATTCCGCGCTGGTCGCGCCGGTGACGATCGGCGACGGTGCGATCGTCGGGGCCGGTGCGGTAGTGACGCGCGATGTGGGCGCGGATGCGCTTGCGCTCGTTCGCCCGGCGCAGGAAGAAAAGCCCGGCTGGGCGGCCCGTTTCCGTCAACAGATGACGGCGCGTAAGAAAGCGGCCAAATAG